GATCAAGCGGGATTATGTAGAACCTGTTTCTGATAAAAAATTACTGGAAGATGCGATTCGCGGCATGTTGTCCGGACTTGATCCTCACTCGGCCTATCTCATTGCAGAAGAGTATCAGGAGTTAAAGGAAGGTACTACAGGGCAGTTTGGCGGTTTGGGTATAGAAGTAACGATGGAAAACGGCTTTGTTAAAGTGGTTTCGCCAATTGATGATACGCCTGCGCAAAGAGCGGGCATAAAAACCGGCGATCTTATTGTACGGCTTGATGATCAGCCTGTAAAAGGCATGTCTTTGACTGATGCGGTTAAGATCATGCGGGGTGAGCCGGGCAGCAAGATTTTACTTACGGTTGTGCGGGAAGGCGAGGAAGCGCCTCTGAAAATAACCATAACCAGAGACATAATAAAAGTTAAAAGCGTAAAAAGCCGGATGCTGGAAAAAGATTATGGTTATGTGCGTATCAGCAGCTTTCAATCCAGAACCGGGGAAAGCCTTAAAGAGGCTATCGCCGATCTGAAAAAGGAAAATGCGGGCAATTTAAAAGGATTGGTGCTGGACTTAAGAAATAATCCCGGAGGCGTGTTAAATGCGGCCGTGGAAGTGAGTGATGCGTTCATTAAGAGCGGGCTTATTGTTTATACTGAAGGGCGTATTGAGAATTCTGAAATGCGATTCAATGCCTCGCCAGATGATATTATCGAAGGCGCGCCAATTGTCGTGTTGATTAACGCGGGTTCTGCATCGGCTTCCGAGATCGTAGCCGGAGCCTTGCAGGATCAAAAACGCGCGGTGATCATCGGTGAGAAATCTTTCGGTAAGGGATCAGTTCAGACTATATTGCCCACCAGCAATGGCGCGGCAGTTAAACTGACTACTGCGCGGTATTACACCCCTTCAGGAAGATCTATTCAGGCCGAGGGTATTGAGCCGGATATTGCTTTGGCTCGTGTAAAGCTGGAGTCAGTAGATAAGTCGGAATTCGTGCCTGTTAAGGAATCAGATTTGTCGCATCATTTAACGAATGGCAACAAGCGTAAAGATGATAAAACGAATGTAGAGCAGTCGGAAAAGGTTAAGGAAGAAATTCTGGAGCTCAAAGATTATGCCGTGCATGAAGCGCTGACCTTATTGAAAGGCATCAGTATCATGCATAGATAATCATTAGTCTGGTTTGATATCCTGATAAAAAACCGTCCTTCAGGCGTTTGTCTGAAGGACGGTTTTTTTTATGCCAGAATTAAAGCCATAAAATTCTGAAGAATTTTGCCAGTACGGATGAGCGATGCTCAAAGATATACTGGCGATTATGGTCTATTTTGAACGAAGCGTATTCGCAGCTTAAATCCCGGATGATTGGAATCGGCTGGCAAAGGACTGGAAGCCCGGTGATGTTCTGAGATGAAAAGGCCAGGGCGGGCACGGATGATGCCCGCCTGGCTATGTTTTAATTGGTGGATTTTTGATAACTGACTGTAAAGTCGCTCAGGGTAGATAAAGCTACAGGCAGGTCTTCAGTTTTTTCAAGATTGAATGCATTGATGCCGACGCGCGATAAATAAAACACCTGGTCCGGCATATAGTGTCCTGTCGCCCTGATTTCGCCTGTATATTGATAGCGATTTCTAAGCAGCCAGGCATGAGAAAATGCGCGGCCGTCGGCAAAAGCAGGAAAATTCAGTTCAATCAATTCAATTTCTTTCAGGTCTTCGGCAATGTCGTCAACCGAGTCTGAGGGCTCTAGCCTAACGCCTACCTTTCCATCGTGATGCAACAGTTGCTGCTTGTCTTTATTCCAGCGAGCCGGTGAAACGCTGATGTCGCCGGCTTTCAGTTCGGCGTCGTCAGAAATATAACTCCAGCTGTCATCAATGATCTGCTTGTCTTTAATTATCTGCATAGACTTCTTCTTTGAATGGGGTGATTCCGACCCGTTTTACCATGTCCAGGAATGATTCATCGTCCAGGCGCTGTTTGACGTAGACATCAAGAATAGTCGTCACTACTTTAGCTACCTGGTCTTTAGCAACAGCGGGGCCTAACCGTTCGCCGATTGCGGCTTCATTTTCCGAAGATCCGCCTAGCGTCAACTGATACCATTCAACGCCCTTTTTATCAACGCCCAGTATGCCTATGTGTCCGACGCTTTGATGTGCGCAGCCGTTCATGCAGCCGGACATGTTGATTTTTACATCGCCTATGTCATGGATGTAATCCATATCATCCAAGGCCTCATTGATTTCTTTGGCAATGCCGATGGAGCCGGCATTGGCCAATGAGCAAAAGTCAAGGCCCGGGCAACAGATTATGTCAGTCACTGTGCCAATGTTAGGCGTGGCCAGTTTCAATGCATCCAGTTTTTGCCATAGCGAGAACAACTCCACTTGCCTGACATCGGCGAATACCAGGTTCTGTCTATGGGTGCTTCTGATCAGTCCGAAACTGTATTGATCCGCCAGGTCTGCAACCGCATCAAGCTGCGTATCTGTCATGTCGCCGGGAGGGGAATCCGGGGCTTTAAGGGACAGGAAGGTAATGCGATAGCCCGGCACCTTATGATGAAGGGTATTATGCTTAACCCAGGTGGCGAAGGCTTGGTTTTCCTGTTGATGCTGTGCAAAGCTGGTGTCTTCAGCGGCGTTGGAATCGTAGGCAGGCGGGGTAAATTGGGTTTTTATCGCTTCAATACGCTCGGCGCTAAGTTCCAGCTTGTCCTTAATCAGTTGCCATTCTTTCTCAACTAATTGGGTAAACTTTTCAAGTCCGGTTTCTTTAACAAGAATCTTGATACGGGCCTTATATTTATTATCACGGCGCCCGTACAAATTATAAATACGCAGTATTGCTTCCAGATAAGACAGCAAATGCTTCTTTTCCAGGTAAGGTCTTATGACTTGTCCGATAATAGGGGTACGGCCTAAGCCGCCGCCAACGAGCACTTGAAAGCCTATTTCACCGGCATCGTTTTTGACTAGATGCAAGCCTATGTCATGAAATTGAGTGGCTGCCCGGTCAAGTTTAGCGCCGCTGACTGCGATCTTGAATTTGCGCGGCAGATAGGCGAATTCAGGGTGCAGGGTAGTCCATTGCCGAATGATTTCGCAATAAGGGCGAGGATCTTCAAGCTCATCAGTACAAACACCGGCCAAGTGATCTGAAGTCGTGTTTCTCAGGCAGTTGCCGCTCGTTTGAATGGCGTGCATTTGAACACTGGCCAGTTCTTCGAGAATATCGGGAATTCTTTCCAGTTGCGGCCAGTTAAATTGGATATTTTGACGGGTCGTAAAATGACAATAGCCTTTGTCGTATTCGCGCGCAATATGCGCCAGTTTGCGAAACTGTTTGGAGGAAAGCAGGCCATAGGGTCCGGCTATTCGCAGCATTGGAGAGTGAGTTTGAATATAAACGCCATTCATTAATCTCAATGCGCGAAATTGATCGTCAGATATTTCGCCTTTTAAAAAACGCTCGGTTTGCCTTCTGAACTGGGCTACGCGTTCTTCAATAAGAGTTTGGTCGTCTTCGTTATACTGATACATGGATAGTGTATTTGTTATGCCCGTCGGGCCCGTATTCAAGAATGATTATCATATACTGCGAGCTATAAAATGACAAAGATTATTATATGATGGTAGTATTGCCGGTTAAGATTCGGTCAGTGTTTATTAACTACTAAAAAATTAGGGGGTTATTTTGTTGCGGTTTTTCTTTCTTCTATTATCGATACTGATATTGCCCGAAATGGCGATGGCAGCCGAAAAAATTGAAACACTTGGGCTGACAGGGACAGAGCGTGGCATTTACACGGTTCTGATCTTTATTATTGCCTATGGTTTTGTTATGGCTGAGGAATTTACGCATATGCGTAAGTCCAAGCCGGTCATTCTGGCGGCAGGCATTATTTGGGCGCATGCTGCTGTTCTGGCGTCTCAAGCAGGTGTTTCAGCAAAAGATATGCATGAAGCTTTCGAACACAATTTGAAAGAATACGGTGCATTGATGTTATTCCTTTTGGTTGCGATGACTTATATCAACGCAATGACGGAACGGAATGTGTTTGAAGCCTTGAGATCCTGGCTGGTAAGAAAACAGTTCGGATACCGTCAACTGTTTTTGATTACCGGCGTGATTACTTTCTTTTTGTCCGCTATAGCGGATAACCTGACTGCCGCCTTATTGGTCGGAGCGGTAGTTATGGCGGTAGGTTCTGATAATGCGAAGTTTGTCAGCCTTGGTTTCATTAATATAGTTGTTGCGGCTAATGCAGGCGGTGCTTTCTGTCCTTTTGGCGACATTACTACTCTGATGGTCTGGCAGGCAGAATATGTCCAGTTCTTCGACTTCTTCAATCTTTTCATACCGTCAGCAGTGAACTATGGCATTCCAGCGGCATTTATGTATTTTGCCGTGCCCGATGAGCAGCCGCAGGCGACCAGCGAAGAAGCGGTGCAGTTAAAGCCCGGCGCGATCCAGGTTTGTGTATTATTCTTGCTGACGATCGTTACAGCAGTAAGCTTTCATCAGGTTCTGCATTTGCCTCCATTTATGGGCATGATGGTTGGTCTTTCCGCATTGATGATTTATGGATACCGCATCAACATCATGTATTCATCACAAGGCCAGCCGTTTGATATTTTTAATAAAGTGCGCGAAGCTGAATGGGATACCTTATTCTTCTTCTTCGGCGTTGTGTTTGCTGTGGGCGGGTTGGGATACATCGGTTATCTTGAATTGCTGTCAGGCACTTTATATGATGGCTTGGGGCAGACTACGGCCAATATCCTGGTCGGTATAATTTCAGCGGTTGTTGATAACATTCCTGTTATGTTTGCAGTGCTGAATATGAATCTGGATATGAGTCTTTATCAATGGTTGCTGGTTACCCTGACTGCTGGCGTAGGCGGTTCAATGCTGTCAGTGGGCTCGGCTGCGGGCGTAGCATTGATGGGACAATCCAATCATAAATACACCTTCTTCAGTCACTTGAAATGGACGCCAGCGATTGCTGCCGGTTATGTCGGAAGTATCGTTGTTCATTACTTGATTAATGGCTGAAATTTCTAACAAGCACCGCATGAAAATGCGGTGCTTTCTCGCTGGTAAGGTCAATGGCAGCTGAAAAAAGTTGGCGGTCGGCCTTTTCGGTTTATGCTCAGCCTCGTGTGCTGAGCATGATGTTTCTCGGTTTCTCAGCTGGTTTGCCTTTTTTATTAGTCTTTTCCACGTTATCTGCCTGGTTAAGGGATGAGGGCGTGACTCGTTCAGTCATCGGTTTTTTTAGCTGGGTGGGGCTGACTTATTCAATAAAAATATTCTGGGCTCCCGTAATTGACAGGCTGCGGCTGCCTTTTTTCACCAGAATATTGGGTAAAAGGCGAGGCTGGATGTTTCTTGCTCAATTGGGAATCATGGCAGGCCTGGTCGGTATGGCAAGTTCGGATTCGCACACGCAATTACAACAGATTGCTTTATTTGCCGTATGGGTGGCATTTTGCTCGGCTACGCAAGATGTCGTTATCGATGCCTACCGCATTGAGGCTGTCAAACCAGAATACCAGGGTGCAATGGCGGCAACTTATGTGCTGGGGTATCGGATTGCGTTGCTGGTGTCCGGTGCGGGCGCTTTTTATATTGCGGATTATTCGAGCTGGAAACTGGCTTACTTTGTCATGGCGGCAGCAATGATTGTCGGCATAGTTACGACGCTTTGTTTAAGCGAGCCTGAGCATAAGCAGGTTAAAGCCATGGAAGCGCTTGAGAGCAAGCTTGAGATGGCATTGGGTGTGGAAAAGCGTCAGAATGTCTGGCAGCGTGTGCTGGCAGGTATTTCCGATGCTGTTTTGAGTCCGTTTTTGGAGTTTTTCAGCCGCAACGGCGCCATTGGTCTATTGATTCTGACACTTATTGCAGTTTATAAGATGAGCGATATCACAATGGGGGTAATGGCAAATCCGTTTTATCTTGATTTGGGTTTTAGTAAAAAAGAGATTGCCGAAATCAGCAAGGTTTTTGGTTTTTTTATGACCATTGCCGGTGCAACCTTGGGCGGCTTGTTGGTGGTAAGATATGGCATTATGCGCCCTTTGCTGTTAGGCGCGATTGCAGTGGCGAGTACTAATCTGCTATTTGCTGTTTTGGCGATAACTGAGCCTAGTCTGTGGTTATTGGCAGGTGTAATAAGTGCCGATAATTTAAGCGGCGGTATAGCAACATCCGTTTTCATCGCTTATCTTTCCAGTCTGACAAACACGGCCTATACCGCTACGCAGTATGCTTTATTCAGTTCCCTGATGACATTGCCGGCGCAGCTTTTAGGTGGCTTGTCCGGCATCGTCGTTGATACTTATGGCTATTATGTGTTTTTTATTTACGCATCAGTCGTAGGGCTGCCGGCTATTATTCTGGTGCTGGTACTGATGCGTTATCAGTATTTGACTCAAGCTCGTAATCATAGTCCATAATAAGCGGTGCATGGTCGGAGAAGCGTTCTTCTTTATAAATTGATACAGTCTTCACCTTGTCTTTGAGTCCGGTGCTAATGATCTGATAGTCAATACGCCAACCTACGTTCTTTATCCAGGCCTGGCCTCTGTTTGACCACCAGGTATATTGCTCGGCTTCTTGGTTAATCAGTCTAAAAGCGTCCAGCCAGTGACTGCTGGCGAATAACTGAGTCAGCCAGGCCCTCTCCTCCGGTAAAAAACCCGAGTTTTTCTGATTGCCACGCCAGTTTTTCAAGTCGATCTCTTTATGGGCGATGTTCCAGTCGCCGCAGATAATATAATCTCTCCCGCTCTGCGCGCACTCTTGCAGATAGGGCAGAAAGCGATCCATGAATTTAAATTTTATCTGCTGCCGCTCCTCTCCGGATGTGCCGGATGGCAGGTAAAGCGATATGACGCTGAGCTTGCCAAATTGCGCTTCAATGAAGCGGCCTTCTGCATCGATGTCGGGCCAGCCTATGCCTCTTATAATTTTATCAGGCTGTTTTTTGCTGTAGATCGCTACACCGCTGTAGCCTTTTTTCTCCGCATCATGATAGAAGCAGTGATAACCTGCCGGGCAGAAGAGGTCGGGATTTAGCTGGTATAGTTGAGCTTTTGTTTCTTGTATGCAGATGATGTCAGCATTTTGTAAGTGCATCCATTTAAAAAAGCCCTTGCTTTCAGCAGAGCGAATGCCGTTAGCATTTAGTGTGATAATGCGCATGCGTGTAAATTGAGTTGCGGTTTTAGTGTGAAAAACGTATTATACGGGGTTCTTCAATAAGTATGTAGCCCGTCCATGGGTAATGTGAAAGTGATATGAAACCAGAAATTCATCCTGAATATAAACAAATTACCGTAACATGTGGTTGTGGTAATACATTTGAAACGGGTTCTGTATTAAAAGGTGACTTGCAAATAGAGGTTTGCTCCTCCTGCCACCCTTTCTATACAGGCAAACAGCGTGTTGTCGATACAGCGGGTCGCGTTGATAAATTCCGTAAAAAATACGGCAAATAACTTTTTGGTTTTTTGTTCCGTCAGCATATGGGTATAGCTCAGTAATTTCAGAAAACGCTGGCTGTATCTAAGCTTTAAAAAAGCTGTTCAATTAAGATATATAGCAGCGGTGGAGTTTTTCCGCGCTAGGGGCAGTTACGCATCAAAAAAAGCTGGGGTTGTTCTTATGGCCCCAGTTTTAGCTCTCAATATTTGTATCTTGTGCATCAGGGCATTATCTGATGCTCTAAAACAGGGCTTCAATCGGTTTTTCATGAGGCTGGCTGTAGTCACTGGGTAAATCTTCAAACACTGGCGCGGATTCATTGGGTACGTGCTCGGCTTGGAAAAATTCCCATACTCCATTTCGGCTTCCCTCGGGCACCAGCAGGCCTGTCTGAGGATCGATAAATGCCTTTACTATTCCTTCAGGCACATCAAAGGGAATTTCAGGTGTGTTTTTCAGCGCTGTTTGCATAAATTCTATCCACATTGGCAAGGCAGTGACTCCGCCTGTTTCAAGATTTCCTAACGATGAATAATTGTCAAATCCAACCCATGCACTAGCTGCGATGGCAGGTGTATATCCATTGAACCAGGCGTCGCGCTGTTCATTGGTTGTACCTGTTTTGCCGGCGAGATCCTGCCTTTCCAGAACTTTTGCGCGAGTTGCCGTGCCATGTTGAACAACATCTCTTAACAAGGAATTCATAAGAAAATTAATTCTTGGTGAAATAATTCGCGGGGCATAGGTTTTATTCAATTCCTGATAGCTATTGCATGAAGGGCAGGCAATTCTCGGTTTTGCCTGATAAATGACTTTGCCCTCATTGGATTCAATACGTTCAATGAAATAGGGTTTAATAAGAAAACCGCCATTAGCGAATGCGGCATAAGCTCTTGCCATTTGCAGAGGCGATGCATAGCCGCTGCCTAATGCCAGAGAAAGGCTTTTCGGCAATTGCTCATGGGTAAAGCCAAAACGCAAAGCGGTGGAGACGGCTTTTTCAATGCCTATTGCTTTCAAGAGGCGAATAGAAATGATGTTTCTCGAGTGGGTTAAAGCAGTTCTGATGCTGGTGGGGCCAAAAAATTTCCGGTTGTAATTTTCAGGCCGCCATTCCTCGTTTGCCTGACTATGATCCTCAATGACAATGGGGGCGTCATTAATAAAGCTGGCTGCGGTATAACCTTCCTCCAGTGCCGTGGTGTAAATGATGGGTTTAAAGCTCGATCCCGGTTGTCTTTTGGCTTGGGTGGCGCGATTGTATTTGTTGTGAAAGAAGTCGAAGCCGCCGGATAATGCCAGGATTGCACCAT
This is a stretch of genomic DNA from Methylobacter sp. YRD-M1. It encodes these proteins:
- a CDS encoding S41 family peptidase gives rise to the protein MLKKKSVFILFLGIMLGVFVATCGSVFADRDNAEVATDTEALPFEDLRTFTEIFGRIKRDYVEPVSDKKLLEDAIRGMLSGLDPHSAYLIAEEYQELKEGTTGQFGGLGIEVTMENGFVKVVSPIDDTPAQRAGIKTGDLIVRLDDQPVKGMSLTDAVKIMRGEPGSKILLTVVREGEEAPLKITITRDIIKVKSVKSRMLEKDYGYVRISSFQSRTGESLKEAIADLKKENAGNLKGLVLDLRNNPGGVLNAAVEVSDAFIKSGLIVYTEGRIENSEMRFNASPDDIIEGAPIVVLINAGSASASEIVAGALQDQKRAVIIGEKSFGKGSVQTILPTSNGAAVKLTTARYYTPSGRSIQAEGIEPDIALARVKLESVDKSEFVPVKESDLSHHLTNGNKRKDDKTNVEQSEKVKEEILELKDYAVHEALTLLKGISIMHR
- a CDS encoding DUF934 domain-containing protein; translated protein: MQIIKDKQIIDDSWSYISDDAELKAGDISVSPARWNKDKQQLLHHDGKVGVRLEPSDSVDDIAEDLKEIELIELNFPAFADGRAFSHAWLLRNRYQYTGEIRATGHYMPDQVFYLSRVGINAFNLEKTEDLPVALSTLSDFTVSYQKSTN
- a CDS encoding nitrite/sulfite reductase is translated as MYQYNEDDQTLIEERVAQFRRQTERFLKGEISDDQFRALRLMNGVYIQTHSPMLRIAGPYGLLSSKQFRKLAHIAREYDKGYCHFTTRQNIQFNWPQLERIPDILEELASVQMHAIQTSGNCLRNTTSDHLAGVCTDELEDPRPYCEIIRQWTTLHPEFAYLPRKFKIAVSGAKLDRAATQFHDIGLHLVKNDAGEIGFQVLVGGGLGRTPIIGQVIRPYLEKKHLLSYLEAILRIYNLYGRRDNKYKARIKILVKETGLEKFTQLVEKEWQLIKDKLELSAERIEAIKTQFTPPAYDSNAAEDTSFAQHQQENQAFATWVKHNTLHHKVPGYRITFLSLKAPDSPPGDMTDTQLDAVADLADQYSFGLIRSTHRQNLVFADVRQVELFSLWQKLDALKLATPNIGTVTDIICCPGLDFCSLANAGSIGIAKEINEALDDMDYIHDIGDVKINMSGCMNGCAHQSVGHIGILGVDKKGVEWYQLTLGGSSENEAAIGERLGPAVAKDQVAKVVTTILDVYVKQRLDDESFLDMVKRVGITPFKEEVYADN
- the nhaD gene encoding sodium:proton antiporter NhaD; this encodes MAAEKIETLGLTGTERGIYTVLIFIIAYGFVMAEEFTHMRKSKPVILAAGIIWAHAAVLASQAGVSAKDMHEAFEHNLKEYGALMLFLLVAMTYINAMTERNVFEALRSWLVRKQFGYRQLFLITGVITFFLSAIADNLTAALLVGAVVMAVGSDNAKFVSLGFINIVVAANAGGAFCPFGDITTLMVWQAEYVQFFDFFNLFIPSAVNYGIPAAFMYFAVPDEQPQATSEEAVQLKPGAIQVCVLFLLTIVTAVSFHQVLHLPPFMGMMVGLSALMIYGYRINIMYSSQGQPFDIFNKVREAEWDTLFFFFGVVFAVGGLGYIGYLELLSGTLYDGLGQTTANILVGIISAVVDNIPVMFAVLNMNLDMSLYQWLLVTLTAGVGGSMLSVGSAAGVALMGQSNHKYTFFSHLKWTPAIAAGYVGSIVVHYLING
- a CDS encoding AmpG family muropeptide MFS transporter; this encodes MAAEKSWRSAFSVYAQPRVLSMMFLGFSAGLPFLLVFSTLSAWLRDEGVTRSVIGFFSWVGLTYSIKIFWAPVIDRLRLPFFTRILGKRRGWMFLAQLGIMAGLVGMASSDSHTQLQQIALFAVWVAFCSATQDVVIDAYRIEAVKPEYQGAMAATYVLGYRIALLVSGAGAFYIADYSSWKLAYFVMAAAMIVGIVTTLCLSEPEHKQVKAMEALESKLEMALGVEKRQNVWQRVLAGISDAVLSPFLEFFSRNGAIGLLILTLIAVYKMSDITMGVMANPFYLDLGFSKKEIAEISKVFGFFMTIAGATLGGLLVVRYGIMRPLLLGAIAVASTNLLFAVLAITEPSLWLLAGVISADNLSGGIATSVFIAYLSSLTNTAYTATQYALFSSLMTLPAQLLGGLSGIVVDTYGYYVFFIYASVVGLPAIILVLVLMRYQYLTQARNHSP
- a CDS encoding exodeoxyribonuclease III, whose product is MRIITLNANGIRSAESKGFFKWMHLQNADIICIQETKAQLYQLNPDLFCPAGYHCFYHDAEKKGYSGVAIYSKKQPDKIIRGIGWPDIDAEGRFIEAQFGKLSVISLYLPSGTSGEERQQIKFKFMDRFLPYLQECAQSGRDYIICGDWNIAHKEIDLKNWRGNQKNSGFLPEERAWLTQLFASSHWLDAFRLINQEAEQYTWWSNRGQAWIKNVGWRIDYQIISTGLKDKVKTVSIYKEERFSDHAPLIMDYDYELESNTDNASVPAPE
- the rpmE gene encoding 50S ribosomal protein L31 is translated as MKPEIHPEYKQITVTCGCGNTFETGSVLKGDLQIEVCSSCHPFYTGKQRVVDTAGRVDKFRKKYGK